In Sphingobacterium zeae, one genomic interval encodes:
- a CDS encoding glycosyltransferase, whose amino-acid sequence MLDLHVFLANLPYIAFGVLGLFLCIQLYYILFVYSKLSRYQIEPVQEETEFPPLSVIICAHNEQDNIAQFLPEIMHQDYPNFEVIVVNDFSTDNTPWILHEFEAKYPHLKVVDIKEHIRLKHGKKFAVSMGIKASKHQILVFTDADCAPSSNQWLKEVAAAFRPETEIVLGYSPYFKKRSLLNLLIRFETSHTAMSYFAYALKGDAYMGVGRNMAYKKDLFFRNKGFAAHMHIKSGDDDLFVNQNANPVNVNIVLSAESIVYSEPKTTWKSYYKQKARHSGASTIYKKRHQRMLGTQLLSAFLFYISVIATTVAFPMYWYVPLSAYLIRLIAQWIVFNNIYKKLAVKELIWWLPLVDFIYYFYICINGMFSRKKKKISWK is encoded by the coding sequence GCCTTTTTCTATGTATACAATTATACTACATCTTATTTGTATATAGTAAATTGAGCCGTTATCAAATTGAACCAGTACAAGAAGAAACGGAATTCCCGCCGCTATCCGTAATTATTTGTGCACACAATGAACAGGATAATATCGCCCAATTCCTCCCGGAGATAATGCATCAAGATTATCCTAATTTTGAAGTAATCGTTGTCAATGATTTTTCGACAGACAATACGCCTTGGATATTACATGAATTCGAAGCAAAATATCCACATTTAAAAGTTGTCGATATCAAAGAACATATCCGCTTAAAACATGGTAAAAAGTTTGCCGTAAGTATGGGTATCAAGGCTTCAAAACACCAGATACTGGTGTTTACTGATGCCGACTGTGCACCATCATCCAATCAATGGCTTAAAGAAGTCGCAGCCGCTTTCAGGCCTGAAACAGAAATTGTGCTCGGCTATTCCCCATATTTTAAGAAAAGAAGTTTATTAAATCTATTGATTCGATTTGAAACCAGTCATACGGCCATGAGTTATTTCGCCTATGCCCTGAAGGGGGATGCTTATATGGGAGTCGGTCGGAATATGGCTTACAAAAAAGATCTTTTCTTTCGAAACAAAGGGTTTGCAGCCCACATGCATATTAAATCTGGCGATGATGATCTCTTTGTCAACCAAAATGCAAATCCGGTCAATGTCAACATCGTACTGTCGGCAGAATCCATTGTCTATTCGGAACCCAAAACGACTTGGAAAAGCTACTACAAACAAAAAGCAAGGCATTCAGGTGCATCTACTATTTATAAAAAACGTCATCAACGCATGCTGGGGACCCAGCTGCTATCCGCATTCCTTTTTTACATATCGGTCATTGCGACCACAGTTGCTTTCCCAATGTATTGGTATGTACCTTTGAGTGCCTACCTCATTCGGCTTATTGCACAATGGATAGTATTTAACAACATCTATAAAAAACTAGCAGTAAAGGAACTGATTTGGTGGTTGCCTTTGGTAGACTTCATCTACTATTTCTATATTTGCATCAATGGTATGTTCAGCCGAAAAAAGAAAAAAATAAGCTGGAAATAG
- the rsmG gene encoding 16S rRNA (guanine(527)-N(7))-methyltransferase RsmG: MNPTVDIIYNYFPKLTDSQKEQFAKLADLYTFWNSQINVISRKDIDSLYLHHVLHSLGIAKFVQEFTPGTQILDVGTGGGFPGIPMAIMFPEVKFHLVDSIGKKIKVVREVAAGLGLNNVEADHIRAEQLDDKYDFVLSRAVTRLAEFTPWIRNKFSKKDKNGIPNGILYLKGGDLTEEIKESKLKAELHPLSDYFKEDFFDTKYLVYIPM; the protein is encoded by the coding sequence TTGAATCCAACAGTCGATATCATCTATAATTATTTTCCAAAACTGACTGATAGTCAAAAAGAGCAGTTTGCCAAACTAGCCGATTTATATACGTTTTGGAATAGCCAAATCAATGTCATCTCACGTAAAGATATTGATAGCCTCTACCTACATCATGTATTACACTCGTTGGGTATCGCAAAATTTGTCCAAGAGTTTACACCTGGAACACAAATTTTGGACGTGGGGACAGGAGGGGGCTTTCCGGGTATCCCAATGGCCATTATGTTTCCAGAAGTCAAATTCCACTTGGTCGATTCGATTGGCAAAAAAATAAAAGTCGTACGTGAAGTTGCAGCCGGATTAGGGCTTAATAATGTCGAAGCAGACCATATCCGTGCCGAACAACTGGACGACAAATATGATTTTGTGCTATCAAGAGCGGTAACAAGACTCGCAGAATTTACCCCTTGGATAAGAAACAAGTTTTCAAAAAAAGATAAAAACGGAATTCCCAACGGCATTCTTTATTTAAAAGGAGGTGATCTCACTGAAGAAATCAAAGAATCCAAACTTAAAGCAGAATTACATCCACTATCAGATTACTTTAAAGAAGATTTCTTCGACACAAAATATCTGGTATATATACCGATGTAG
- the dprA gene encoding DNA-processing protein DprA, whose product MKLIYPIALTQIKGIGPRTARNIIDQGHSLADVFTYSKRELMQLLGVRESIAEAIYNKSYMPACEKELAFIEKHQIQALWLEDENYPDRLRQCEDAPLVVYYKGNQPLNSSKIISIVGTRHATHYGQKICEDLLDAMNGSKDTLIVSGLAYGIDALAHRNALKNNLPTIAVLGHGLDRIYPASHRELAAKMLDHGGLLTEFTSNTLPERGNFPMRNRIIAGIADVTIVVEAAIKGGALITAELANSYNRDVCAFPGSIYEKSSEGTNYLIKTNRAHMIRGLQDLEYLMNWEITKKTAEPQLSLPLTLTKDQQLLFTLIQQKGQLELDELIELTKWPQSKLALILLELEMQSFIHALPGKRYKTVGMVEAQKN is encoded by the coding sequence ATGAAACTGATTTACCCCATAGCTTTGACGCAAATCAAGGGCATTGGCCCTAGAACGGCGCGTAATATTATTGACCAAGGTCATAGTCTAGCAGATGTGTTCACGTATTCAAAACGAGAATTGATGCAGCTTCTTGGGGTACGGGAGTCAATCGCTGAAGCAATATACAACAAAAGTTATATGCCCGCCTGCGAAAAAGAACTCGCTTTTATCGAAAAACACCAGATACAAGCCTTGTGGCTGGAAGACGAAAATTACCCAGACAGGCTTCGCCAATGTGAAGATGCTCCGCTTGTTGTCTATTATAAGGGAAACCAGCCGCTAAACAGTTCGAAGATCATTAGTATTGTTGGTACTAGGCATGCAACCCACTATGGACAGAAAATATGCGAAGATCTGCTGGACGCCATGAATGGATCCAAAGACACCTTGATCGTTAGCGGTCTTGCCTATGGTATAGATGCATTGGCACATCGCAATGCATTAAAAAACAATCTACCTACCATTGCCGTATTAGGACATGGACTCGATCGAATTTATCCAGCATCTCATCGAGAGCTTGCTGCAAAAATGTTAGACCATGGCGGCTTACTGACAGAATTTACATCCAATACCTTACCCGAACGCGGTAACTTCCCTATGCGCAATCGAATTATAGCAGGAATCGCCGATGTCACCATCGTCGTGGAGGCAGCCATTAAAGGCGGTGCTTTGATCACTGCAGAGCTGGCCAACAGCTACAACCGTGATGTATGTGCTTTTCCAGGCTCCATTTATGAAAAAAGCTCCGAAGGCACCAACTACCTCATCAAAACCAACCGTGCACATATGATTCGAGGACTTCAGGATCTTGAATACCTCATGAATTGGGAAATCACCAAAAAAACTGCGGAGCCACAGCTTAGCCTCCCATTAACACTGACAAAAGATCAGCAACTCCTCTTTACACTCATTCAACAAAAGGGACAACTCGAATTAGATGAATTGATTGAACTCACAAAATGGCCGCAAAGCAAATTGGCATTAATCTTACTGGAACTCGAAATGCAATCATTCATTCATGCCCTGCCTGGCAAAAGATATAAAACCGTTGGAATGGTAGAAGCTCAAAAAAACTGA